CTTCCGCACAGGCCCCTGTCGGACGTGATGATGAGCACCCCCTGTTTCTGCACATCCCGTGGCGAAAGGAGAGGGTGGGCGGTCACGTCCACCCTGTAGGCAAGGTCGAAGACGGCTTCCCTTATCTTGAAGGCGTAGGGCCGAGCCGCCATGATGGCGTCCTGGGCCCGGCGCAGACGCGCCGCGGATACCATCTTCATCGCTTTCGTTATCTGCTGCGTGTTCTTAACGGATGTGATCCGCTTTCTTATTGCCCGAAGTGATGACATCTCCTGGGTCCGGCTCCTGCTTAAGCCTGAAATATGCCCCTGAACTCTTCAAGGGCGCTCTCGATTTTTGTCCGAAGATCGTCGGCTATCTCCTTCTTCTCGCGCAGCTCGTCGAATATATCCTGGTGCTTCGTCTCCATGAACGCGTACAGCTCCTCCTCATACCGCGGCAGCAGGGACAGGTCGTATTCGTCGACATACCCGTTCGTCCCCGCAAAGATAATGAGGGTCTGCCGCTCAACGGGGAAGGGTTCGTACTGGGCCTGCTTCAGCAGTTCGGTGAGCCGCGACCCCCGGGCCAGCTGCATCTGCGTGGCGCGGTCCAGGTCGGCACCGAACTGGGCGAATGCCGCCATCTCCCTGTACTGGGCAAGGTCCAGCCGCAACCTCCCCGCCACCTGCTTCATTGCCCTGATCTGGGCGTTGCCTCCCACCCGCGAAACCGACAGGCCCACGTTGACGGCGGGACGAATGCCCGCGTAGAAGAGGTCCGTCTCGAGGTAGATCTGGCCGTCGGTGATGGATATGACGTTCGTGGGAATGTAGGCAGACACGTCTCCCGCCTGGGTTTCGATGATCGGCAGGGCCGTGAGGGACCCGCCTCCCTCTTCATCGCTCATCTTCGCCGCCCGCTCGAGCAGCCGCGAGTGGAGGTAGAAGACGTCACCGGGAAACGCCTCCCGGCCGGGAGGCCGCCGGAGAAGGAGGGACAGCTGCCGGTAGGACACGGCATGTTTCGAAAGGTCGTCGTATATGCAGAGAGCGTGCTTGCCGTTATCGCGCAGGTGCTCCCCCATGGTGCAGCCGGAATAGGGGGCGATGAACTGCAGGGGCGCCGGCTCGCTTGCCGTTGAGGACACGATGATCGTGTAGTCCATTGCGCCGAACTGCCGGAGCTTGTCCACCACCTGCGCGACGGTGGACCGCTTCTGCCCGATAGCAACGTAAATGCAGATGACATCCTGCCCTTTCTGGTTGATGATCGTATCGATGGCTATCGCCGTCTTCCCCGTCTGCCGGTCGCCGATGATCAGCTCCCGCTGCCCCCGGCCGATGGGGATCATCGAGTCGATGGCTTTGATGCCGGTCTGAAGGGGCTCTTTCACGGGCTGTCTCCTGACGATGCCCGGCGCTTTCAGCTCCACCCTTCTCGACTCCGTCGCCTCGATCGGCCCCTTGCCGTCAATCGGCATGCCCAGAGGGTCCACGACGCGGCCCACGAGCGCGTCGCCCACGGGGACCTCGACGATCCTTCCCGTGCGCCTGACCAGGTCCCCCTCTTTGATGTGGAAGTC
The genomic region above belongs to Deltaproteobacteria bacterium and contains:
- a CDS encoding F0F1 ATP synthase subunit alpha — its product is MSIRAEEITEILKKQIKGFEKEIDVAETGIVLSVGDGIARIYGLENAMAGELLQFPGDIMGMVLNLEEDNVGSAILGEDFHIKEGDLVRRTGRIVEVPVGDALVGRVVDPLGMPIDGKGPIEATESRRVELKAPGIVRRQPVKEPLQTGIKAIDSMIPIGRGQRELIIGDRQTGKTAIAIDTIINQKGQDVICIYVAIGQKRSTVAQVVDKLRQFGAMDYTIIVSSTASEPAPLQFIAPYSGCTMGEHLRDNGKHALCIYDDLSKHAVSYRQLSLLLRRPPGREAFPGDVFYLHSRLLERAAKMSDEEGGGSLTALPIIETQAGDVSAYIPTNVISITDGQIYLETDLFYAGIRPAVNVGLSVSRVGGNAQIRAMKQVAGRLRLDLAQYREMAAFAQFGADLDRATQMQLARGSRLTELLKQAQYEPFPVERQTLIIFAGTNGYVDEYDLSLLPRYEEELYAFMETKHQDIFDELREKKEIADDLRTKIESALEEFRGIFQA